From Chaetodon trifascialis isolate fChaTrf1 chromosome 1, fChaTrf1.hap1, whole genome shotgun sequence, one genomic window encodes:
- the cry5 gene encoding cryptochrome circadian regulator 5, with translation MAHTCIHWFRKGLRLHDNPALMAALRDCKELYPVFILDPYLHNNRCVGINRWRFLIGALKDLDLSLRKLNSRLFVVRGKPEDVFPKLFNKWKVTKLTYEYDTEPYSVSRDKTVTALAEDHGVEVIYKISHTLYDIDRIIEENNGKAPLTYNRMQAIVKSLGPPKRPIPAPTMEDMKDVKTPCSENHEEKYGIPPLEELGQDTTALGEEQFRGGEQEALRRLDEHMKRTAWVCSFEKPQTSPNSLTPSTTVLSPYVTFGCLSARTFWWRLTDVYRGKKHSDPPVSLHGQLLWREFFYTASVGIPHFNKMEGNSVCTQVDWDTNPEYLAAWREARTGFPFIDAIMTQLRQEGWIHHLARHAVACFLTRGDLWISWEEGQKVFEELLLDGDWALNAGNWQWLSASAFFHQFFRVYSPVAFGKKTDKNGAYIKKYLPLLKKFPAEYIYEPWKAPRSIQQAAGCIVGKDYPHPIVQHEVISKKNIQRMKVAYAKRSGVPAESPSKKQGVKRKAPSVVDMLKKKERKK, from the exons ATGGCTCACACATGCATTCACTGGTTCCGCAAGGGACTCAGGCTGCATGACAACCCAGCACTGATGGCTGCTCTGAGGGACTGTAAGGAGCTCTACCCAGTGTTCATCCTGGACCCTTACCTCCATAACAACAGATGTGTGGGTATCAACCGCTGGAGGTTCCTCATCGGAGCCCTCAAAGACCTGGACCTCAGCCTCAGGAAACTCAACTCCAG GCTCTTTGTTGTGAGAGGGAAGCCAGAGGATGTGTTCCCCAAGCTGTTCAACAAATGGAAAGTAACAAAGCTGACCTATGAGTACGACACAGAGCCCTACAGTGTGAGCCGGGACAAAACGGTGACGGCGCTGGCCGAAGACCATGGAGTGGAAGTCATTTACAAAATCTCCCACACTCTGTATGATATAGACAG GATAATTGAGGAAAACAATGGGAAGGCTCCTCTTACTTATAACCGAATGCAGGCAATAGTGAAGAGTCTTGGCCCCCCTAAGAGACCGATCCCTGCTCCCACCATGGAGGATATGAAAG ATGTGAAGACCCCGTGTTCAGAAAACCATGAGGAGAAATATGGGATCCCTCCTCTGGAGGAGCTCGGCCAGGACACCACAGCTCTTGGAGAGGAGCAGTTCcgtggaggagagcaggaggctcTGAGGAGACTGGACGAGCATATGAAAAGAACG GCATGGGTGTGTAGCTTTGAAAAGCCGCAGACTTCTCCAAACTCTCTGACCCCCAGCACCACTGTTCTCAGTCCATATGTCACTTTTGGTTGCTTGTCTGCACGCACCTTCTGGTGGAGGCTGACTGACGTCTATCGGGGG AAGAAGCACTCAGACCCCCCGGTGTCCCTGCATGGccagctgctgtggagagagtTCTTCTACACAGCCAGTGTGGGGATCCCTCACTTTAACAAGATGGAGGGCAACTCTGTTTGTACCCAGGTGGATTGGGACACGAACCCTGAATATCTGGCTGCATGGAGAGAG GCTCGGACAGGCTTCCCCTTCATTGATGCCATCATGACTCAGCTGAGGCAGGAGGGCTGGATCCACCACCTGGCCAGACATGCTGTCGCTTGTTTTCTCACCAGGGGAGACTTGTGGATCAGCTGGGAAGAAGGGCAGAAG GTGTTTGAGGAGCTTTTATTGGATGGGGACTGGGCTCTGAATGCTGGAAACTGGCAGTGGCTTTCGGCAAGTGCCTTCTTCCACCAGTTCTTCAGAGTCTACTCTCCTGTTGCATTTggaaagaagacagacaaaaatggAGCATACATCAA GAAGTACCTTCCTCTTCTGAAGAAGTTCCCAGCTGAGTACATCTATGAGCCTTGGAAAGCTCCACGCAGtatccagcaggcagcaggatGCATTGTGGGCAAAGACTACCCACATCCTATTGTACAGCATGAAGTAATCAGCAAGAAGAACATCCAGAGGATGAAGGTAGCTTATGCCAAAAGATCTGGAGTCCCTGCAGAATCACCCAGCAAAAAGCAAG GTGTAAAGCGCAAGGCACCGTCTGTTGTTGATAtgctgaagaagaaagagagaaaaaagtaa